One genomic region from Bacteroidota bacterium encodes:
- a CDS encoding gluconate 2-dehydrogenase subunit 3 family protein, giving the protein MNRREALKRTAVLGGTAAVSTSLLGLLQGCQQQPRLGWSPTFLSTDHAQLVSALVDTVLPKTDTPGGLDVKADMFIDLVFDKTLDDAGKDQKIAEMDAFNADCNARYGSAFHELDLAQKTEYLQEQEANAPKFNGGVWGTAVGEQPPVGFYRSLKSLMVWAYFSSEEVGKDVTNYDPIPGPYQGCIPLADVGKVYSY; this is encoded by the coding sequence ATGAACAGAAGAGAAGCACTCAAACGCACCGCAGTATTGGGCGGCACTGCCGCTGTCTCAACTTCCCTCCTGGGCCTGCTTCAAGGTTGCCAGCAACAGCCGCGCCTTGGCTGGAGCCCAACATTCTTGAGCACGGATCACGCGCAGCTGGTGAGCGCACTGGTCGATACCGTTTTACCAAAGACGGACACGCCAGGCGGCCTGGATGTGAAAGCTGATATGTTTATCGATCTTGTGTTTGATAAAACACTTGATGATGCCGGCAAGGACCAGAAAATTGCTGAGATGGATGCGTTCAATGCAGATTGCAACGCCAGGTATGGCAGTGCATTCCACGAACTTGATCTTGCACAGAAGACTGAATACCTACAAGAACAGGAAGCCAACGCGCCCAAGTTCAATGGCGGCGTGTGGGGTACTGCTGTAGGAGAGCAGCCACCGGTTGGGTTTTATCGGTCCCTGAAATCTCTTATGGTATGGGCCTACTTCTCATCTGAAGAGGTTGGGAAGGACGTCACCAACTATGATCCCATTCCTGGCCCCTATCAGGGTTGCATTCCACTTGCTGACGTTGGTAAAGTATACAGTTACTAG